The following nucleotide sequence is from Saccharothrix texasensis.
CGCAGCCCGCGGGCAGGCCGTGACCGGGCCGAACCCGCAGGACGCCGACCGGCCGAACTGGGCGCCACCGGTGCTGCACGGCGGTCGGATGGAAGCGGCGCTGCGCACGCTCGAACTGGAGGTCCGCCGCCGGCTCGACGGCCTGCTCCAGGGCAACCACCTCGGGCTCGTGCCCGGACCGGGCTCCGAACCCGGCGAGGCGCGGCCCTACCAGCCCGGCGACGACGTGCGGCGGATGGACTGGGCGGTCACCGCGCGCACCACCGTGCCGCACATCCGCGAGACCGTCGCCGACCGCGAGCTGGAGACGTGGCTCGCGATCGACCTGTCGCCGAGCCTCGACTTCGGCACGGCGGCGTGCGAGAAGCGCGACCTGGCGGTCGCCGCGACGGCCGCGGTGGCGCACCTGACCCGCGGCGGCGGCAACCGGATCGGCGCGCTGGTCTCCACCGGTGAGAACCTCGTCCGGGTGCCCGCGCGCGGCGGTCTGGCGCACTCGCGCGGACTGATCCGCAAGGTCGCCGAGACGCCGCGCGCCCCCGAGGGCACCCGCGGCTCGCTGGCCGACGTGGTCGAGCAACTGCGCCGCCCGCCGCGGCGGCGCGGCCTGGTCGTGGTGATCTCCGACTTCCTCGGCGGCACGGAGTGGCAGCGCCCGCTGCGCGCGTTGTCCGCCCGGCACGACCTGGTGGCCATCGAGGTGATCGACCCGCGTGACATCGACCTGCCCGAGGTGGGCACGGTCGTGCTGGCCGACCCGGAGTCGGGCAGGCAGCGCGAGGTCGTCGCGTCGCCGTTGCTGCGCCGCGAGTTCGCCGCCGCCGCGGCCGAGCACCGCGCCGAGGTGGCCGCCGGGCTGCGTCGCGCCGGAGCCGGCCACCTGGTGCTGCGCACCGACTCGGACTGGATCGCCGACACGGTGCGGTTCGTCGTCGCGCGCAAGCGCCGCTGGTCGGGAGGGGTGGCCTGATGAGCCTGTCGGGTTTCACCGCGCCGTGGTGGTTCCTGCTGCTGGTGGCCGTGGTGGCGCTCGCCGCGTTCTACGTGGTGCTGCAACGCGTGCTGCGCAAGCGGACGCTGCGGTTCGCCAACCTGTCGATGCTGGAGAAGGTCGCGCCCAAGCGGCAGGGCTGGTACCGGCACGTGCCGGTCGCGTTGCTGATGGTCGCGTTCATCGCGCTGACCGTGGCGCTGGCCGGGCCGACCGCCGAGCAGAAGGTGCCGCGCAACCGCGCGACCGTGATGCTGGTGATCGACACGTCGCTGTCGATGAAGGCCACCGACGTGCAACCGTCCCGGTTGGACGCCGCGCAGGTGGCCGCCAAGTCGTTCGCCGACGGGCTCACGCCCGGCATCAACCTGGGGCTGATCTCGTTCGCCGGTTCGGCGACCGTGCTGGTCGCGCCCACCACCGACCGCGTGGCCGTCACGCAGAGCATCGACGGGCTGAAGCTGGCCCAGTCGACCGCGACGGGTGACGCGATCGTGGCCGCGCTGGCGGCGATCGACTCGTTCGGCAAGGTCGTCGGCGGCGCGGACGGGCCGCCGCCCGCCCGGGTCGTGCTGATGACGGACGGCAAGGAGACGGTCGGCACGCGGGACGCGTTCGACGCGGCCGAGGACGCGAAGAAGGCCGGCGTCCCGATCTCCACGATCTCGTTCGGCACCGAGGAAGGCGTGGTCGAGATCGAGGGGCGGCGGCAGGAGGTGCCGGTGGACGACGACTCGATGAAGGAGATCGCGAAGCTGTCCGGCGGCGAGTTCTTCAAGGCCGCGAGCGCCGAGGAGCT
It contains:
- a CDS encoding VWA domain-containing protein, encoding MSLSGFTAPWWFLLLVAVVALAAFYVVLQRVLRKRTLRFANLSMLEKVAPKRQGWYRHVPVALLMVAFIALTVALAGPTAEQKVPRNRATVMLVIDTSLSMKATDVQPSRLDAAQVAAKSFADGLTPGINLGLISFAGSATVLVAPTTDRVAVTQSIDGLKLAQSTATGDAIVAALAAIDSFGKVVGGADGPPPARVVLMTDGKETVGTRDAFDAAEDAKKAGVPISTISFGTEEGVVEIEGRRQEVPVDDDSMKEIAKLSGGEFFKAASAEELRRVYDTLGEQIGYEKKQADASRPWVALGTVLGMIAVAGALLFGQRLP
- a CDS encoding DUF58 domain-containing protein: MEAALRTLELEVRRRLDGLLQGNHLGLVPGPGSEPGEARPYQPGDDVRRMDWAVTARTTVPHIRETVADRELETWLAIDLSPSLDFGTAACEKRDLAVAATAAVAHLTRGGGNRIGALVSTGENLVRVPARGGLAHSRGLIRKVAETPRAPEGTRGSLADVVEQLRRPPRRRGLVVVISDFLGGTEWQRPLRALSARHDLVAIEVIDPRDIDLPEVGTVVLADPESGRQREVVASPLLRREFAAAAAEHRAEVAAGLRRAGAGHLVLRTDSDWIADTVRFVVARKRRWSGGVA